A section of the Perognathus longimembris pacificus isolate PPM17 chromosome 7, ASM2315922v1, whole genome shotgun sequence genome encodes:
- the Trim45 gene encoding tripartite motif-containing protein 45 yields the protein MSDPRVPAQPSVLKPPREAAPGKTHCPLCLGLFKTPRLLPCLHTVCTTCLEKLEPFSVGDARAGGSDASSEGSGLLDFGPRVGILCPVCDAQVDLPAGGVKALTIDHLALNDVMLESQSGDGPRLACDLCGDRGVEKRCQTCKANLCHFCCQAHRRQKKTAEHAVVELDEPGRRAGKPAPCPAHPAEELRLFCELCERPVCGACAAGEHRGHPCEDAGRAVHRHGDALRALLRGARPRLRALDEALARVRGRDTALRERVKAVAAEVRACSDGHIAAIQEHRDRLLRQLAALGARRERALRLQSAQLEQLRADVSAGVEFAEHLLASGSDLAVLVTKGVVVARLRALSQADCNARPAGHPHIRFCPQEKAGQCRGYQVYGALDAQEVDPARCILQGEDLHKAREKQTSSFTLLCKDAAGESLSRGGDHISVAVVPKDKKDSPVRTMVQDNKDGTYNVSYTPKEPGIYTVWVCVEEQHVQGSPFTVTVRRRHRTHSGVFHCCTFCSSGGQKAVRCACGGTMPGGYLGCGHGHKGHPGRPHWSCCGKFAEKSECTHGAGPGAPRNLLRTVAL from the exons ATGTCGGACCCCCGGGTGCCGGCCCAGCCCTCCGTACTCAAGCCCCCCCGGGAGGCCGCCCCGGGAAAGACCCACTGCCCTTTGTGCCTGGGGCTGTTCAAGACCCCCCGGCTCCTGCCTTGCCTGCACACGGTATGCACCACGTGTCTGGAGAAGCTGGAGCCCTTCTCGGTCGGGGACGCCCGCGCGGGGGGCTCTGACGCGAGCTCCGAGGGCTCGGGCCTCCTGGACTTCGGGCCGCGGGTGGGCATCCTCTGCCCTGTCTGTGATGCGCAGGTGGACCTGCCCGCGGGCGGGGTCAAGGCCCTCACCATCGACCACCTGGCCTTGAACGATGTCATGCTGGAGAGCCAGAGTGGGGACGGCCCCCGCCTGGCATGCGACCTGTGCGGCGACAGGGGGGTGGAGAAGAGGTGTCAGACCTGCAAAGCCAACCTCTGCCACTTCTGCTGCCAGGCTCATAG GCGGCAGAAGAAGACCGCTGAGCACGCCGTGGTGGAGCTGGACGAGCCGGGGCGGCGCGCCGGGAAGCCCGCGCCATGCCCCGCGCACCCTGCGGAGGAGCTGCGGCTGTTCTGCGAGCTGTGCGAGCGGCCGGTGTGCGGCGCCTGCGCGGCCGGCGAGCACCGCGGCCACCCGTGCGAGGACGCGGGCCGGGCGGTGCACCGGCACGGGGACGCGCTGCGGGCGCTGCTGCGAGGCGCGCGGCCTCGTCTGCGGGCCCTGGACGAGGCGCTGGCTCGGGTGCGGGGCCGGGACACGGCGCTGCGCGAGCGGGTGAAGGCCGTGGCCGCCGAGGTGCGCGCCTGCTCCGACGGCCACATCGCCGCCATCCAGGAGCACCGGGACCGGCTGCTGCGGCAGCTGGCGGCGTTGGGCGCCCGGCGCGAGCGCGCGCTGCGTCTGCAGAGCGCACAGCTGGAGCAGCTGCGCGCCGACGTGAGCGCAGGCGTGGAGTTTGCCGAGCACCTGCTGGCCAGCGGCTCCGACCTGGCCGTGCTGGTCACCAAGGGTGTGGTGGTGGCGCGGCTCCGCGCGCTGAGCCAGGCCGACTGCAACGCGCGCCCCGCCGGGCACCCCCACATCCGCTTCTGCCCCCAGGAGAAGGCCGGCCAGTGCCGCGGCTACCAGGTGTACGGGGCCCTGGACGCCCAGGAGGTGGACCCGGCCAGATGCATCCTTCAGGGAGAAG ATCTGCACAAAGCTCGGGAGAAGCAGACATCCTCCTTCACCCTGCTTTGCAAGGATGCTGCAGGAGAGAGCCTGAGCAGAGGAGGAGACCACATCAGCGTCGCAGTAGTCCCCAAAGATAAGAAAGACAG TCCAGTCAGAACAATGGTCCAGGATAACAAGGATGGGACGTACAATGTGTCCTACACCCCCAAGGAACCTGGCATCTATACTGTGTGGGTTTGTGTGGAAGAACAGCACGTGCAG GGCTCACCCTTCACTGTGACAGTGAGGAGGCGGCACCGCACACACTCGGGCGTCTTTCACTGCTGTACCTTCTGCTCCAGCGGCGGCCAGAAAGCCGTGCGCTGTGCCTGTGGGGGCACCATGCCAG